From Lycium ferocissimum isolate CSIRO_LF1 chromosome 12, AGI_CSIRO_Lferr_CH_V1, whole genome shotgun sequence, one genomic window encodes:
- the LOC132040067 gene encoding chalcone synthase G-like codes for MVTIDGIRWTQRAVGPATVLAIGTANPPNCYDQSTYPDFFFRVTNSEHKTELMHKFKRMCDRSMIKKRYFHLTEEILKKNPNFCEYKAPSFDARQEIANIEVPKLGKEAAQKAINEWGQSKSKITHLVFCTTSGVDVPGADYQLTRLLGLGPSVKRFMMYQQGCFGGGAALRLAKDLAENNKGARVLIVCAEINLLCFHAPSATEIDVLVGQALFSDGASAVIVGSDPVLTAERPLFELVFTTQTLLPNSGYAIIGNLCEAGLIAKIHKDTPMLISENIERILVEAFQPLGISDWNSIFWVSHAGGRAILDQIELKLGLKPEKLKATRNVMSDYGNIGSASVLFVLDETRKVSIRAGLDTTGEGLNWGVLFGFGPGLTIEAVVLRSVSI; via the exons ATGGTCACCATCGACGGGATCCGTTGGACACAACGGGCCGTGGGGCCCGCCACTGTGTTGGCCATCGGAACAGCCAATCCTCCCAATTGTTACGATCAAAGCACCTATCCTGACTTTTTCTTCCGTGTCACTAATAGTGAGCATAAAACTGAGCTTATGCACAAATTTAAACGCATGT GTGACAGATCAATGATTAAAAAGAGGTACTTTCACTTAACAGAGGAGATCTTGAAAAAAAACCCTAATTTCTGTGAATACAAAGCACCTTCATTTGATGCTAGGCAAGAAATTGCGAATATTGAAGTGCCAAAACTTGGGAAGGAGGCAGCCCAAAAGGCCATCAATGAATGGGGCCAGTCCAAGTCTAAAATCACCCATTTGGTCTTTTGCACCACTAGTGGCGTGGATGTTCCTGGCGCGGACTACCAACTCACTAGACTTCTTGGACTTGGCCCATCGGTCAAGCGATTCATGATGTACCAACAAGGTTGTTTTGGTGGTGGTGCTGCTCTTCGATTGGCTAAGGACTTAGCTGAGAATAACAAGGGTGCTCGGGTTCTCATTGTTTGCGCAGAGATCAATTTGCTCTGCTTCCATGCCCCAAGTGCAACCGAGATTGATGTTTTGGTTGGGCAAGCCCTCTTTAGTGATGGGGCATCAGCTGTCATTGTAGGGTCAGATCCAGTCCTGACTGCAGAGAGGCCTTTGTTTGAGCTTGTATTCACAACTCAAACTCTTCTCCCAAACAGTGGATATGCAATTATTGGTAACCTTTGTGAGGCTGGCCTGATAGCTAAAATACATAAGGATACTCCAATGCTAATCTCAGAAAACATTGAGAGGATCCTAGTGGAAGCATTCCAACCTCTTGGCATTTCTGACTGGAACTCCATTTTTTGGGTATCTCATGCAGGTGGACGTGcaattttggatcaaattgaATTAAAGTTGGGCCTAAAGCCTGAAAAACTCAAGGCTACAAGGAATGTTATGAGCGATTATGGGAACATTGGGAGTGCTAgtgttttatttgttttggaTGAGACGAGAAAAGTCTCTATAAGGGCAGGATTGGATACCACCGGTGAAGGTCTTAACTGGGGCGTGCTTTTTGGTTTTGGGCCTGGCTTAACTATTGAGGCAGTCGTCCTCCGTAGTGTATCTATTTAG